The proteins below come from a single Oceanotoga teriensis genomic window:
- a CDS encoding transketolase family protein encodes MNYKLVSTRDYIGKVLIEMQKKHKNLVVIDSDLASSVKSNEFAEVYPNNFFEMGIAEQSSMSSVCGFAMEGFIPIYVNFSIFVTGTVWTQLRQACYSNFNFKIIGSHPGMDNGPDGATHHALEDIALSRVIPNMTVFTPSDMNELKACVEEALKINGPVYIRTPRDTVPILHDENCSFHTGKAEILEDDGNDIAIIFEGSSSKEAYEGFLSLKELGYKNKLINIRSIKPIDSELINKLSSRVKGIVTVENHNVSGGLNGVISEEIVKSKNNIIVKCVGVNNTFTESGKTSDVKKKYGLSSEKVVEKALEIIKGL; translated from the coding sequence ATGAATTATAAACTTGTTTCAACAAGAGATTATATAGGAAAAGTACTTATTGAAATGCAAAAAAAACATAAAAATTTAGTAGTAATAGATAGTGATTTAGCTTCATCTGTAAAATCGAATGAATTTGCTGAAGTTTATCCAAATAATTTTTTTGAAATGGGAATAGCTGAACAAAGTAGTATGAGTTCTGTATGTGGCTTTGCCATGGAAGGATTTATACCTATTTATGTGAATTTTTCAATTTTTGTAACTGGAACCGTTTGGACTCAATTAAGACAAGCATGCTATTCAAATTTTAATTTCAAAATAATTGGAAGTCATCCTGGAATGGATAATGGTCCTGATGGTGCAACTCATCATGCGCTTGAAGATATTGCCTTATCAAGAGTAATTCCTAATATGACAGTATTCACTCCATCAGATATGAATGAATTAAAAGCATGTGTAGAAGAAGCATTAAAGATAAACGGTCCTGTTTATATAAGAACTCCAAGAGATACAGTTCCAATATTACATGATGAAAATTGTTCTTTTCACACTGGTAAAGCTGAAATCTTAGAAGATGATGGAAATGATATAGCTATAATATTCGAAGGAAGTTCTTCCAAAGAAGCTTATGAAGGATTTTTATCTTTAAAAGAATTGGGTTATAAAAACAAATTAATAAATATAAGAAGTATAAAACCTATAGATTCAGAATTAATAAATAAACTTTCTTCAAGAGTAAAAGGAATAGTAACAGTAGAAAATCATAATGTAAGTGGAGGATTAAATGGAGTTATTTCAGAAGAAATCGTAAAGTCTAAAAACAATATCATTGTAAAATGTGTTGGTGTAAATAATACTTTTACAGAATCAGGAAAAACATCTGATGTAAAAAAGAAATATGGTCTTTCAAGTGAAAAAGTAGTGGAAAAGGCTTTAGAAATTATCAAAGGATTATGA
- a CDS encoding transketolase, whose amino-acid sequence MNIEELKNKSKLYRKTIIEMIYKAKVGHPGGSLSCIDILNVLYNTRIDRSEENKDRLILSKGHVTPALFSVFMDLGYIEKSEINTFRQINSRLQGHPDRNKIKEIDANTGLLGQGLSIGVGAALAKKLKNDNDHNVYVIIGDGEMHEGQIWEALMEGAHYKLNNLIVFLDYNKLSSKGNCNEVMNLEPIHDRIKSFNWHIEEINGNDIEEILQVLEKIDSITDKPKFIIANTIKGKGVSFMENNPKWHSGGLNDEQYKKAIEELN is encoded by the coding sequence ATAAACATAGAAGAATTAAAGAACAAATCTAAATTATACAGAAAAACTATAATAGAGATGATTTATAAAGCAAAAGTTGGTCATCCAGGTGGCTCTTTATCTTGTATAGATATACTAAATGTACTATACAACACAAGAATTGATAGATCAGAAGAAAACAAAGATAGACTTATACTTTCTAAAGGCCATGTAACTCCTGCATTATTCAGTGTTTTTATGGATTTGGGATATATAGAAAAATCTGAAATAAATACATTCAGACAAATAAACTCAAGGCTTCAAGGCCATCCTGATAGAAATAAAATTAAAGAAATAGATGCCAATACGGGGTTATTAGGCCAAGGTCTTTCAATAGGAGTGGGAGCTGCACTTGCAAAGAAATTAAAAAATGATAATGATCATAATGTATATGTAATAATAGGTGATGGTGAAATGCATGAAGGTCAAATATGGGAAGCTCTTATGGAAGGAGCACATTATAAATTAAACAATTTAATAGTATTTCTTGACTATAATAAACTTTCATCTAAAGGAAATTGTAATGAAGTCATGAATCTTGAACCAATACATGATAGAATCAAAAGTTTTAATTGGCATATAGAAGAAATAAATGGAAATGATATCGAGGAAATCTTACAAGTACTTGAAAAAATAGATTCAATAACAGATAAACCTAAGTTTATAATTGCAAATACGATAAAAGGAAAAGGTGTAAGTTTCATGGAAAATAATCCTAAATGGCATAGTGGTGGATTAAACGATGAACAATATAAAAAAGCTATAGAAGAATTAAATTAA
- a CDS encoding PTS sugar transporter subunit IIA, translating into MNEIIPLQNIKTNINAENWEQAVRISGELLLKNKSIKENYILKMIENVKKYGPYIVISPGIALAHAESSDDVLKNDISMIILKNGVKFGNKANDPVKIIISFSAKESKSHLKILSKLSEIMDNKDFYKKITNINKSEEIYTFINK; encoded by the coding sequence TTGAATGAAATAATTCCACTACAAAATATAAAAACAAATATAAATGCTGAAAATTGGGAACAAGCTGTAAGAATTTCAGGTGAACTTCTTTTAAAAAATAAAAGTATAAAAGAAAATTATATTTTAAAAATGATTGAAAATGTAAAAAAATATGGACCATATATAGTTATATCACCTGGAATTGCTTTGGCTCACGCCGAATCTTCTGATGATGTTCTCAAAAATGATATTTCTATGATCATATTAAAAAATGGTGTCAAATTTGGAAATAAAGCAAATGATCCTGTAAAAATAATAATATCATTCTCGGCTAAAGAAAGTAAATCTCATTTAAAAATTCTTTCAAAATTATCTGAAATAATGGATAATAAAGATTTTTACAAAAAGATAACTAATATAAATAAATCGGAAGAAATTTATACTTTCATAAACAAATAG